ATAGTTAGCCCAACGGAGTCGCCCTGCTGATGGCTGATGTAGGCCAGCGCGGCCAGCAGCAGCCGAGCGTAGTCGAGCTTGGTCAGGCCGTTGTCGTCGCGGTGGTTCATGCTGGCGCTGGCGTCGAGCAGCAGGTGCACGGTCAGGCAGGTGTCTACTTCCGACTCGCGCAGGTAGTAGCGGTCGGAGCGGGCGGCCAGTCGCCAGTCGAGGCGGCGCAGGTCGTCGCCGGGCTGGTAGGGGCGGTACTGGCTGAACTCCATGCCCGGGCCGTGCCGGCGGCTGGCGTGCGCGCCGTTCATAAAGCCCTGGGCCGCTTGCCGCGCGGCCAGGGAGAGGTTGCGCAAGCCGTGAAGGAGTTCGGGGTTCAGCATGTGGGGCTTGGAGTCAGAGTGTCTGGTAGGGCCTTTAGGAGTTGTATTTATCGGCAGTGCGGCTATGCTATTTACCGTCTGTCATGCAGAGCGCGGCGAAGCATCTTATCGCCGCTGAACCGACTAGCTCAGCATGACGTTCTATTTCCAGCTACACCGTTACCGCAACGGCTCCTAACAATGCAGCTACTGCATCGTCAGCGGTCAGGTTTTCAGCTTCCGCGTTGAAATTGAGCAGGACCCGGTGGCGCAATACTGGCGGCGCCAGCGTGCGGATATCCTCCAGCGTTGCGGCAAAGCGGCCGTGCAGCAAGGCCCGGGCTTTAGCACACAGGATGAGCGCCTGCCCAGCCCGCGGCCCAGCGCCCCAGCGGCCGTACTCTTTGATGAACTGCACTTCCGACGTAGCCGGCCGGGTGGCGCGCACCAAGCGGTTGACGAAATCCATGAGCTCGGGGCTAAAGCTGACCTGACGCACCAGCTGCTGCAGCTGCCGGATGTCGGCGCCGCCTAGCACGGGCTTCACCTGCTGACCGTTGGCGCCGGTGGTGCCGCGCAATACGGCCAGCTCCTCCGCGGCTGTGGGGTAGCCGATGCGCACGTAGAGCAGGAAGCGGTCGAGCTGGGCTTCGGGCAGGGGGTAGGTACCGCTCTGCTCGATGGGGTTTTGGGTGGCCAGCAGGAAGAAGGGCTTGGGCAGGGCGTGCTCGGTGCCGGCGTAGGTTACGTGGCCTTCCTGCATGGCTTCTAGCAGGGCAGCCTGGGTTTTGGGCGGCGTCCGGTTGATTTCGTCGGCCAGCACGAGGCTAGCGAAAATGGGACCGGGGTTGAACTTGAACGAGCGGTGGCCGGTGCCGTGGTCTTCCTCCAGCACCTCGGTGCCGAGGATGTCGGTCGGCATCAGGTCCGGCGTGAACTGTATGCGGCGGAAGGGCAGGTCGGTGGCCGCGGCCAGCGTGCGCACGAGCAGCGTTTTGGCTAGGCCCGGTACACCTTCCAATAGGGCGTGGCCGCCGGCCAGCAGCGCTACCAACACTTCGTCAAGCACGGTCTCCTGGCCCACAATGACCTTGGCAATTTCGGCTTTGAGCACTGGCAGCTTGGCCAGCAGGGTGTTCACTTCTTGTTCAGTCATTAGGTTAAGAAATACTTCATTGCCAAAAGAGGCCTGAGGATTTAACGTTTTTGAAATGTGTTGCTCACATATTTTATTAGGCCATATAGGCTAAGAAGTGTAGCACCTATTATTAGTCTTGTTCCAAAAAGAATTCTTAAGCCCCAATCCATGCAGAATAGATATACAAAAGCTGTGACCGTCAGATAAAACAGAATGAGCCTAAGATTACTGAATCGATATTTGCTTTTATCATGCCGTGCTCCTCTTTTATGATATAATGAATACAGGCCTGAAAGTGCTAGAATAGGCATAAATAGACCAGCGCAGCACAAAGCAAAAACTTCAAAACCAGTAGTCGCCTTGAAATACATTGCTTATTGGTGTCTTGTGATTAAATGAAATAATCAGCAGCTCAAGTCAGCGCATACAGCAGAATATTGACCCCAAACTTGGTGTTGTCTTCGGCCAGAAAGCGCTTGTTGCGGAAGTCGTAATCCCACTCGCAGCCATAGTCTTTATTGGAGTAAAGCACGCCAATGCGGCCCTTTATTTCCACAGCTTTCAGATAGTCGTGCACCAGGTCGTCGCCCCAGCCATTGAGCTCAAAGCCGGTGTTGGGCGGGCCTTCCTTGAACTTAAAAAACTGCGAGTAAATCGGGTGGGTATTAGGGATTTTCTTGAGGGCGCCCGTGCCGAAACACTGGCGCATCTGCTCCTCAAAGGACCGGGCAAAAAGGCCGTCGATGTCGTGATTGCAATCGTCGACAAACACGAAGCCGCCGTTGCGCACGTACTGGGTAAAGTTCTTTTTCTCGATAGCCGAAAACTGCACCAGCCGGTGGCCCGACAGGTAGCAGAACGGATAGTTGAACAGCTCCGGACTATCCAGGGCCACTACTTTTTCCTTGGGGTCGACGGGCACAGTGGTGTACTGCACCAGGGAGTGCAGCAGGTTGGCCGGCATCCGCTCGTCCACGGCGTCCCAGTCGCCGGAATGGTATTTCAAACGCACAAAAGTGAAAGGGGTACCGGGCACAGATAACGAAATAGGGAAGTAAAAAGGGAAGTGGCCGGAAGCACGGCCGTTGGGCTGTTATTCGAAGTAGAAATAATGGGGTTGCTTTTTCGTTGCAATTGCGCCGCCGGTGTAGGGGCGCTTCTCAAGCTGATTCGGAAAGAGTGGGTGCAACTTTTGCGCGGGAAGCTGGCGTACTCATTCCTGCACCTTCTAGTTGAGCTGTCTTTTTAAGTTGAAAACATGCTTGTTAATCGAATGCATCGCAGCAATTTATCTCCGTCCATTATTCTATTTTATCCTATGAAAAAGTCCCTGATTATCATTTTGCTAAGTATGCTCTCGGCGCCCATGGCGCAAGCGCAATTTGGCGTAAAAGGCGGCTTGAACGTCGCTGAGCTAACCGGCCGAGAGGGAGAAAGCGCCTCTTACAAAGCGTTTTACCACGTCGGTATTTTTTACCAAGCCAACCTGCTGGGGCCGATTGCCATCCAGCCGGAAGTGCAGTACTCCGTGGCCGGCGGCAACCTAAAATCGGCTTTCACCAACTACGACAGCGAATTGCACTACTTCACGGTTCCGGTATTGGCCAAAGTTACCGTAGGGCCCGTGTTTGTGGAAGGCGGGCCGCAGTTCGGGGTGCTGCTCAGCGCCAACCAATCGGGCAAGCTGCAGGTCGGACTCGCGCCCGATGGCACGCCCGCCTACGGCAATGACTCGCGACCTGCAACCGGCAGCTTCAAACGCGGCGACTTCAGCCTGGTGGGCGGCGTGGGGCTGAAGCTGGCCGGCAACTTCTCGCTGGGCGGCCGGCTGGTGGCTGGCCTCAACGACATCAACGATGTGAAGAACCTTTCCGGCATCAACGACCCCCGCCTCAAGAACCGGGTGTTTCAAGTGTATGCAGCGCTGCAGTTTGGGAAGAAGTAGGGTTGAGATGGTGTGAAGAAAATTAGAGTGTCATGCCGAGCGGAGTGAAACATCTCGCGGTTTGTACTAGCTAAACCGCCTGCCTTATGGCCCAATCGGCTGTCATGCAGAGCGCAGCGAAGCATCTTATGACCGTTGAACGAGTCGTGCTGACATGATAAGATGCTTCGCTGCGCTCTGCATGACAGAAGGGGCTAATAGATGAAAGGTTAGTACTGAGGTAAAGATGCTTGGCTACGCCGACCTTCGGTTCGCTACGCTCGGCATGACAGTCTCTATCCTCTTTCAACCAATCTCTTACCTAGTTAATTAAATGGCGTCAGAAAGACTGGTAAAGGTGAAGTCGCGGATTTTGAGCGGCGGCACCAGGCAGCCGGCCAGGCGTTGCGGCTTGCCGATGGCCTCGATGTTGTTGAGCATGATGATGGGGCTCTCGTTGAAGCGCAGGTTCTTGATGGGAAACTTGATTTTCCCGTTCTCGATGTAGAAGGTTCCGTCGCGGGTCAGGCCGGTGTAGAGCAGCGTTTGCGGGTCTACTTCGCGGATGTACCACAGGCGCGTGACCAAGATGCCTTTGGCCGTGCCCTTGATGAGGTCGGCCGTGCTCTGGGTGCCGCCGGCCATGATAAAGCCGTTGGGGAAGGCCGTAGCGGGCACGTTGTTTTTCTGCGCCCAAAAGCGGGTGTAAAATAGGTCTTTGACTACGCCTTTCTCAACCCAGGTTTGGCGCTTAGTGGGCAGGCCGTCATTGTCGAAGGCATTGCCGGGCACCTCCGCGTTCATGGGGTCCGAGTAGATGGTTATCCGTTCGTCAAATAGCTTTTCGCCCTTGCGGTTGCCGCCGCCTTTTTTGCTTAGAAAGCTGCGGCCTTCGTCGGCCTCGCGGGCGCCCATGCCAAAGACGAGCCCGCCCAGTAGCGACAGGTCATCGCCGGCCATGAGGGCGGCCGGCTCCAGAATCACGGTGTACTTGCCGGGCTCAATGGCTTTGGCCCCCACCGAGCTCAGCGCCTTGTTGGCGGCGCGTTCGGTGATGACTTTGGCGTTGAGCTTGGCGGGGTCGGTTACGTCGGCAATAGCATAGCCGGAGCCTTTGCCATCGGCCGTGCGTACCGTCACCGAGAAGTCGGTATTGGTAGTTTGCTGGTAGGCTTCCAGTCCCTTGGAGTTGCGGAGGGCCACAAACCGGGTGCCGCCATCCAGAAATCCGGCGGAGGTTAGGTTTTTGGCTGCACACACGGCCATGCTGTCGGCCGCGGCTTGGGCCCGGGTGGCCGCCGTGAGCAGGGTAGTGGCCGTGGAGGGTGGGCTCAGATACGTTTGCGGACCAATAAATGGCACGTATTCCGGGCTTTCGGGCGCGAGCCTGGCAATTTCCTCGGCCCGCTGCACGCAGCGGCGCAGGGTAGCATCGTCGAATTCATTGCACGTGGCAATGCCACTGCGCTTGCCGAAGCGCGCCTCAACGGCCAGGGACACGGAGTCTTGCGAGCCGG
This region of Hymenobacter sedentarius genomic DNA includes:
- a CDS encoding DUF4159 domain-containing protein; translated protein: MPGTPFTFVRLKYHSGDWDAVDERMPANLLHSLVQYTTVPVDPKEKVVALDSPELFNYPFCYLSGHRLVQFSAIEKKNFTQYVRNGGFVFVDDCNHDIDGLFARSFEEQMRQCFGTGALKKIPNTHPIYSQFFKFKEGPPNTGFELNGWGDDLVHDYLKAVEIKGRIGVLYSNKDYGCEWDYDFRNKRFLAEDNTKFGVNILLYALT
- a CDS encoding porin family protein; its protein translation is MKKSLIIILLSMLSAPMAQAQFGVKGGLNVAELTGREGESASYKAFYHVGIFYQANLLGPIAIQPEVQYSVAGGNLKSAFTNYDSELHYFTVPVLAKVTVGPVFVEGGPQFGVLLSANQSGKLQVGLAPDGTPAYGNDSRPATGSFKRGDFSLVGGVGLKLAGNFSLGGRLVAGLNDINDVKNLSGINDPRLKNRVFQVYAALQFGKK
- a CDS encoding TldD/PmbA family protein translates to MAILSKDDAQTLLKKVLSYTTADECAATLRGRTAGNIRYARNSVSTAGSQDSVSLAVEARFGKRSGIATCNEFDDATLRRCVQRAEEIARLAPESPEYVPFIGPQTYLSPPSTATTLLTAATRAQAAADSMAVCAAKNLTSAGFLDGGTRFVALRNSKGLEAYQQTTNTDFSVTVRTADGKGSGYAIADVTDPAKLNAKVITERAANKALSSVGAKAIEPGKYTVILEPAALMAGDDLSLLGGLVFGMGAREADEGRSFLSKKGGGNRKGEKLFDERITIYSDPMNAEVPGNAFDNDGLPTKRQTWVEKGVVKDLFYTRFWAQKNNVPATAFPNGFIMAGGTQSTADLIKGTAKGILVTRLWYIREVDPQTLLYTGLTRDGTFYIENGKIKFPIKNLRFNESPIIMLNNIEAIGKPQRLAGCLVPPLKIRDFTFTSLSDAI
- a CDS encoding AAA family ATPase; this translates as MTEQEVNTLLAKLPVLKAEIAKVIVGQETVLDEVLVALLAGGHALLEGVPGLAKTLLVRTLAAATDLPFRRIQFTPDLMPTDILGTEVLEEDHGTGHRSFKFNPGPIFASLVLADEINRTPPKTQAALLEAMQEGHVTYAGTEHALPKPFFLLATQNPIEQSGTYPLPEAQLDRFLLYVRIGYPTAAEELAVLRGTTGANGQQVKPVLGGADIRQLQQLVRQVSFSPELMDFVNRLVRATRPATSEVQFIKEYGRWGAGPRAGQALILCAKARALLHGRFAATLEDIRTLAPPVLRHRVLLNFNAEAENLTADDAVAALLGAVAVTV